A single genomic interval of Microbacterium oleivorans harbors:
- a CDS encoding cyclodeaminase/cyclohydrolase family protein — translation MDGAALDSLLDALARDQGDPGGGAASGIMTAISAALAQMVCRYTRDAPETDAIDRRLGELRERAVTAAERDARASGALGVALRPAGAEGSDERSARIVAAGATAVGTSARLGAVSLAVWHELERVAAVGNRHLLADVAVAADAVAAGLGGAVTNLRGGLTLVAAHGDASALDAAHGAMVDELLTARSAARALADGAGEP, via the coding sequence ATGGACGGCGCCGCCCTGGACTCCCTGCTCGACGCCCTCGCGCGCGACCAGGGCGATCCCGGAGGGGGCGCGGCGAGCGGCATCATGACGGCGATCTCCGCCGCGCTCGCGCAGATGGTCTGCCGCTACACCCGCGATGCGCCCGAGACCGACGCGATCGATCGACGCCTGGGCGAACTGCGGGAACGCGCCGTCACGGCGGCCGAACGCGACGCGCGCGCCTCCGGCGCACTGGGCGTGGCGCTGCGACCAGCCGGGGCCGAGGGCTCCGACGAACGCTCCGCGCGGATCGTCGCGGCGGGGGCGACAGCGGTCGGGACGTCCGCCCGGCTGGGAGCCGTCTCCCTCGCCGTCTGGCACGAGCTCGAGAGGGTCGCCGCCGTCGGCAACCGCCATCTTCTCGCCGACGTCGCCGTCGCCGCGGATGCCGTCGCTGCCGGGCTCGGCGGCGCGGTGACGAATCTGCGCGGCGGGCTCACCCTGGTGGCGGCCCACGGGGATGCGTCCGCCCTCGACGCGGCGCACGGCGCCATGGTCGACGAGCTGCTCACCGCGCGCAGCGCCGCTCGCGCTCTCGCCGACGGCGCCGGCGAGCCCTGA
- a CDS encoding NUDIX hydrolase produces the protein MATPDFVLELREKIGTAPLPLVGVTAIVFRDEKVLLGRRADNGSWQPVSGIVDPGEEPADAAVRECLEEAGIVVRAERLALVHQIPRIVYANGDQVDYLDLVFRCTWVSGDPHPADGELTEVGFYDLGQMTEVAPEHVRKVALAIAEDDPATFRGGR, from the coding sequence ATGGCCACTCCCGACTTCGTCCTGGAACTGCGCGAGAAGATCGGCACCGCTCCCCTGCCGCTGGTCGGGGTCACCGCGATCGTCTTCCGCGACGAGAAGGTGCTCCTCGGTCGCCGTGCCGACAACGGCAGCTGGCAGCCGGTTTCGGGCATCGTCGACCCCGGCGAGGAGCCCGCCGACGCCGCGGTCCGGGAATGCCTGGAGGAGGCCGGCATCGTGGTCCGTGCCGAGCGCCTCGCGCTGGTGCACCAGATCCCTCGCATCGTCTACGCCAACGGCGACCAGGTCGACTACCTCGATCTCGTCTTCCGCTGCACCTGGGTCTCGGGCGATCCCCACCCGGCCGACGGGGAGCTGACCGAGGTGGGCTTCTACGACCTGGGGCAGATGACCGAGGTCGCGCCAGAGCACGTGCGCAAGGTCGCCCTCGCGATCGCCGAGGACGACCCGGCCACCTTCCGCGGCGGACGCTGA
- the dnaE gene encoding DNA polymerase III subunit alpha: MLDGAAKIAAMTQAASDYGMPAIAVTDHGNTFAAFEFYRAAQAAGVKPIIGLEAYVTPGTHRSDKSRVAWGAPEQKSDDVSGSGAYTHMTMWSESTEGMHNLFRLSSLSSMEGYYFKPRMDRELLQTYGRGLIATTGCPSGEVQTRLRLGQYDAARAAAAEFQDIFGKENYFAEIMDHGLSIERRVMTDLLRLAKDLDIPLVATNDSHYTHQHEADAHAALLCVQSGSTLDDPNRFKFDGDGYYIKTAQEMRQLFRDHPEACDNTLLIAERCEVEFNTSANYMPRFPVPDGETEDSWLVKEVEAGLHYRYPDGIPDRVRKQAEYETGIILQMGFPGYFLVVADFINWAKDNGIRVGPGRGSGAGSMVAYAMRITDLDPLEHGLIFERFLNPDRVSMPDFDVDFDDRRRGEVIDYVTEKYGSERVAQIVTYGTIKSKQALKDAGRVLGFPFSMGEKLTKAMPPAVMGKDMPLDGMFNKEHPRFKEASEFRALIDTDPDAKTVFDRALGLEGLKRQWGVHAAGVIMSSEPLLDIIPIMRREQDGQIVTQFDYPSCETLGLIKMDFLGLRNLTIISDALDNIRMNRGEELDLEHLELDDRPAYDLLTRGDTLGVFQLDGGPMRSLLRLMKPDNFEDISAVIALYRPGPMGANSHTNYALRKNGLQPITPIHPELEEPLREILDTTYGLIIYQEQVMAIAQKVAGFSLGQADILRRAMGKKKKSELDKQYEGFSGGMKERGFGEGAVKALWDILLPFSDYAFNKAHSAAYGLVSYWTAYLKAHYPAEYMAALLTSVGDSKDKMAVYLNECRRMGIRVLPPDVGESIRYFAAVGEDIRFGLGAVRNVGANVVDGIITARADDNYVSFHDFLTKVPLHVANKRTLESLIKAGAFDSLGSTRRALMEIHEDAVEAAVDAKRKAATGAIGFDFDSLYDESEEVMPAKVPERPEWTKKDKLAFEREMLGLYVSDHPLAGLEIPLAKHASTSIHDLLASEDVQDGDQVTVAGLVTSVQHRVAKQSGNPYGMITVEDFDGEVTIMFMGKTYTEFQSMLVADSILVVRGRVSRRDDGLNLHGQSALSPDLGSFDASGPLVLLLPEQRATESTIGELAAVLRRHSGDTEVSLKLHRAGTAKVFEVPHPVRVTPDLYGELKGLLGPQCLG, from the coding sequence ATGCTCGACGGTGCGGCCAAGATCGCCGCGATGACGCAGGCGGCGTCCGACTACGGGATGCCGGCGATCGCGGTCACCGACCACGGCAACACCTTCGCGGCGTTCGAGTTCTATCGGGCGGCGCAGGCTGCCGGCGTCAAACCGATCATCGGTCTCGAGGCTTACGTCACTCCCGGTACGCACCGCAGCGACAAGTCGCGCGTCGCGTGGGGAGCGCCCGAGCAGAAGAGCGACGACGTGTCGGGGTCGGGTGCCTACACCCACATGACGATGTGGAGCGAGAGCACCGAGGGCATGCACAACCTGTTCCGGTTGAGCTCTCTCTCGAGCATGGAGGGCTACTACTTCAAGCCGCGCATGGACCGCGAGCTGCTCCAGACCTACGGTCGCGGCCTCATCGCGACCACCGGCTGTCCGTCCGGCGAGGTGCAGACGCGGCTCCGCCTCGGCCAGTACGACGCCGCGCGCGCCGCCGCGGCCGAGTTCCAGGACATCTTCGGCAAGGAGAACTACTTCGCCGAGATCATGGACCACGGGCTCTCGATCGAGCGCCGGGTCATGACCGACCTGCTGCGCCTGGCCAAAGACCTCGACATCCCCCTGGTGGCCACCAACGACTCCCACTACACGCACCAGCACGAGGCCGACGCCCACGCGGCGCTGCTGTGCGTGCAGTCCGGCTCGACCCTCGACGATCCCAACCGGTTCAAGTTCGACGGCGACGGCTACTACATCAAGACGGCTCAGGAGATGCGTCAGCTCTTCCGCGATCACCCCGAGGCCTGTGACAACACGCTGCTGATCGCCGAGCGGTGCGAGGTCGAGTTCAACACGTCCGCCAACTACATGCCGCGGTTCCCGGTGCCCGACGGCGAGACCGAGGACAGCTGGCTCGTCAAGGAGGTCGAGGCGGGCCTGCACTACCGATACCCCGACGGCATCCCCGACCGGGTGCGCAAGCAGGCCGAGTACGAGACCGGCATCATCCTGCAGATGGGGTTCCCGGGCTACTTCCTCGTCGTCGCCGACTTCATCAACTGGGCGAAGGACAACGGGATCCGCGTCGGTCCCGGTCGCGGCTCGGGGGCGGGGTCGATGGTGGCGTACGCGATGCGCATCACCGACCTCGACCCGCTCGAGCACGGCCTCATCTTCGAGCGGTTCCTCAACCCCGACCGCGTCAGCATGCCCGACTTCGACGTCGACTTCGACGACCGTCGTCGCGGCGAGGTCATCGACTACGTCACCGAGAAGTACGGCTCCGAGCGGGTCGCGCAGATTGTCACGTACGGCACGATCAAGTCCAAGCAGGCGCTGAAGGATGCCGGCCGTGTGCTGGGCTTCCCGTTCAGCATGGGCGAGAAGCTGACCAAGGCCATGCCGCCCGCGGTGATGGGAAAGGACATGCCCCTCGACGGCATGTTCAACAAGGAGCACCCGCGTTTCAAGGAGGCGAGCGAGTTCCGCGCGCTGATCGACACCGACCCGGATGCGAAGACGGTGTTCGACCGTGCGCTGGGGCTCGAGGGGCTGAAGCGGCAGTGGGGAGTCCACGCGGCCGGCGTGATCATGTCGTCCGAGCCGCTGCTCGACATCATCCCGATCATGCGTCGCGAGCAGGACGGGCAGATCGTCACGCAGTTCGATTACCCGTCGTGCGAGACGCTCGGCCTGATCAAGATGGACTTCCTGGGGCTGCGCAACCTCACCATCATCTCCGACGCCCTCGACAACATCCGGATGAACCGGGGCGAGGAGCTCGATCTCGAGCACCTCGAGCTCGACGATCGCCCCGCCTACGACCTGCTCACGCGAGGTGACACGCTCGGAGTGTTCCAGTTGGACGGTGGCCCGATGCGATCGCTGCTGCGTCTGATGAAACCCGATAACTTCGAGGACATCTCGGCCGTCATCGCGCTGTACCGACCGGGCCCGATGGGAGCCAACTCCCACACCAACTACGCGCTGCGCAAGAACGGGCTGCAGCCGATCACCCCGATCCACCCCGAGCTCGAAGAGCCGCTGCGCGAGATCCTCGACACCACCTACGGCCTGATCATCTATCAGGAGCAGGTCATGGCGATCGCTCAGAAGGTCGCCGGCTTCTCGCTCGGGCAAGCAGACATCCTGCGACGAGCGATGGGCAAGAAGAAGAAGTCCGAGCTCGACAAGCAGTACGAGGGCTTCTCGGGGGGCATGAAGGAGCGCGGGTTCGGCGAGGGAGCCGTGAAGGCGCTCTGGGACATCCTGCTGCCGTTCTCCGACTACGCCTTCAACAAGGCCCACTCCGCCGCCTACGGGCTCGTGTCGTACTGGACGGCCTATCTCAAGGCCCACTACCCGGCCGAGTACATGGCGGCGCTGCTGACGAGCGTGGGGGATTCGAAGGACAAGATGGCGGTGTACCTCAACGAGTGCCGTCGCATGGGCATCCGGGTCCTGCCGCCCGATGTCGGCGAATCGATCCGCTACTTCGCGGCCGTCGGCGAAGACATCCGCTTCGGCCTGGGGGCCGTGCGCAACGTCGGGGCGAACGTCGTCGACGGCATCATCACGGCGCGCGCCGACGACAACTACGTCAGCTTCCACGACTTCCTCACCAAGGTGCCGCTCCACGTCGCCAACAAGCGCACCCTCGAGTCGCTGATCAAGGCGGGCGCCTTCGACTCCCTCGGATCCACGCGCCGCGCGCTGATGGAGATCCACGAGGACGCCGTCGAGGCGGCGGTCGACGCGAAGCGCAAAGCCGCCACGGGCGCGATCGGGTTCGACTTCGACAGCCTGTACGACGAGTCCGAAGAGGTCATGCCCGCCAAGGTGCCGGAACGGCCGGAGTGGACGAAGAAGGACAAACTGGCGTTCGAGCGCGAGATGCTCGGGCTGTACGTGTCCGACCATCCGCTCGCGGGCCTCGAGATCCCCCTGGCCAAGCACGCGTCGACCTCCATCCACGACCTCCTCGCGTCCGAGGACGTCCAGGACGGTGATCAGGTGACGGTGGCAGGACTCGTGACGAGCGTGCAGCACCGCGTCGCCAAGCAGAGCGGAAACCCCTACGGCATGATCACCGTCGAAGACTTCGACGGCGAGGTGACGATCATGTTCATGGGAAAGACGTATACCGAGTTCCAGAGCATGCTGGTCGCGGACTCGATCCTCGTCGTGCGCGGTCGGGTGTCGCGCCGCGACGACGGACTCAACCTGCATGGGCAATCGGCCCTCTCTCCCGATCTCGGCTCGTTCGACGCGTCGGGCCCCCTCGTGCTGCTGCTCCCGGAGCAACGAGCGACGGAGTCGACGATCGGAGAGCTCGCTGCCGTCTTGCGCCGCCACAGCGGCGACACCGAGGTGTCTCTCAAGCTCCACCGTGCGGGCACCGCGAAGGTGTTCGAGGTGCCGCATCCGGTGCGTGTGACCCCCGACCTCTACGGCGAGCTCAAGGGGCTTCTCGGCCCGCAATGCCTGGGGTGA
- the hisD gene encoding histidinol dehydrogenase, translated as MRTIDLRGRDLTAAELLAAVPRAEAARGLALATAAEIVHDVASRGEVSLREQAARFDGVERYDVRVPAAHLSEALDGLDPAVRAAIEEAIRRVRLASAAQVPPDRVTELGPGARVEQRWRPVRRVGVYVPGGKAVYPSSVVMNVVPAQVAGVATVALASPPQREHGGRVHPVILAAAHLLGVTEVYAMGGAGAVGAFAYGVDSLGLDPVDVISGPGNNFVALAKRVVAGVVGTDSEAGATEILIVADATADPELVAADLVSQAEHDEQAAAVLVTDSLDLAEEVSRRTATRAATTHHADRVAVALAGPQSAIVLVDDVAAATAFSNAYAPEHLELHLADPRPDDFVNAGAVFVGDHTPVSLGDYLAGSNHVLPTGGQARYAAGLGAATFLRSQQVISYDRDALRTVHDGIVALSASEQLPAHGEAVSARFDA; from the coding sequence ATGCGCACCATCGACCTGCGCGGCCGCGACCTGACGGCCGCTGAGCTGCTCGCCGCCGTACCCCGTGCCGAGGCCGCGCGCGGCCTCGCTCTCGCAACGGCGGCCGAGATCGTCCACGACGTCGCCTCGCGCGGCGAGGTGTCGTTGCGGGAACAGGCCGCGCGATTCGACGGAGTCGAGAGGTATGACGTGCGTGTTCCCGCCGCGCACCTCTCCGAGGCGCTCGATGGTCTCGATCCCGCCGTGCGCGCCGCCATCGAGGAGGCCATCCGCCGCGTGCGTCTCGCGTCCGCGGCGCAGGTGCCGCCCGACCGCGTCACCGAGCTCGGGCCCGGTGCCCGCGTCGAGCAGCGCTGGCGACCCGTGCGGCGCGTCGGCGTCTACGTCCCCGGCGGCAAGGCCGTCTATCCCTCGAGCGTGGTGATGAACGTCGTGCCCGCGCAGGTCGCGGGAGTGGCCACGGTCGCGCTGGCCTCGCCGCCGCAGCGCGAGCACGGTGGGCGTGTGCACCCCGTGATCCTCGCGGCGGCACACCTGCTGGGCGTGACCGAGGTGTACGCCATGGGAGGCGCCGGCGCGGTCGGAGCGTTCGCCTACGGCGTCGACTCGCTCGGGCTCGATCCGGTCGATGTCATCTCCGGTCCCGGCAACAACTTCGTCGCGCTTGCAAAGCGCGTCGTCGCCGGTGTGGTCGGCACCGACTCCGAGGCCGGCGCCACGGAGATCCTCATCGTGGCCGATGCCACGGCCGACCCCGAGCTCGTGGCCGCCGATCTGGTCAGCCAGGCCGAGCACGACGAGCAGGCTGCGGCGGTGCTGGTGACCGACTCGCTCGACCTGGCCGAGGAGGTCTCCCGTCGCACCGCGACTCGCGCCGCGACGACGCACCACGCAGACCGGGTCGCGGTCGCCCTCGCAGGCCCCCAGTCGGCGATCGTGCTCGTCGACGACGTCGCGGCCGCGACAGCGTTCTCGAACGCCTACGCGCCCGAGCACCTCGAGCTGCATCTCGCTGACCCGCGCCCCGACGACTTCGTCAACGCGGGAGCCGTCTTCGTGGGAGACCACACGCCGGTGAGCCTGGGAGACTACCTCGCCGGCAGCAATCACGTCCTGCCGACCGGGGGGCAGGCGCGCTACGCCGCAGGTCTCGGTGCGGCGACGTTCCTGCGTTCGCAGCAGGTGATCTCCTACGACCGCGATGCCCTGCGCACCGTGCACGACGGCATCGTGGCGCTCTCGGCCTCCGAGCAGCTACCGGCGCACGGCGAAGCCGTCTCGGCGCGGTTCGACGCGTAA
- the nrdR gene encoding transcriptional regulator NrdR, translated as MHCPFCRNPDSRVIDSRTSDDGLSIRRRRQCPKCGGRFSTIETASLNVIKRSGVIEPFSREKVMSGVRKACQGRPVTEADLAVLAQAVEEAVRQTGSSQIDTNEIGLAILGPLRNLDEIAYLRFASVYQAFDTLEDFEAAIEQLRADHVTAQTSAESAAL; from the coding sequence ATGCACTGTCCTTTCTGCCGCAACCCAGACTCCCGCGTCATCGACTCGCGCACGAGCGACGACGGGTTGAGCATCCGCCGCCGCCGCCAGTGCCCGAAGTGCGGCGGTCGTTTCTCGACCATCGAGACCGCGAGCCTGAACGTCATCAAACGGTCCGGTGTGATCGAGCCGTTCAGCCGCGAGAAGGTCATGTCGGGGGTGCGCAAGGCGTGCCAGGGGCGCCCGGTGACCGAGGCCGATCTCGCCGTCCTGGCCCAGGCGGTCGAGGAGGCGGTCCGTCAGACGGGCTCGTCGCAGATCGACACGAACGAGATCGGGCTCGCGATCCTCGGGCCGTTGCGGAACCTCGATGAGATCGCCTACCTCCGCTTCGCGAGCGTCTACCAGGCTTTCGACACGCTCGAGGACTTCGAGGCCGCCATCGAGCAGCTTCGTGCCGACCACGTCACCGCACAGACCTCGGCGGAGTCGGCGGCGCTCTAG